In one Nocardioides luteus genomic region, the following are encoded:
- a CDS encoding DUF4145 domain-containing protein has protein sequence MDFKNLTGDCPNCHHGSAFKREQLMRAWPTVHFNIDSEGQAQRIPTATAWMNLLILRCLHCKKTVIWRERWAAAPASTLSDDEDPGAFLARMAPRLIGREMVYPNPSPRELHETVPDAIRSLYGEASTCEQAGALRAAGVMYRAAVEELVKERGATGQNLYARIEDLKTKGLDGDLVDDLHEARMLGNDSIHDGLVYSAEEVADVANLIEEATITLYVQPAEKKAMREARKARRDAAKAKN, from the coding sequence GTGGACTTTAAGAACCTGACGGGTGACTGCCCGAACTGCCACCACGGGTCGGCCTTCAAGCGCGAGCAATTGATGCGGGCCTGGCCGACAGTGCACTTCAACATCGACTCAGAGGGACAAGCCCAGAGGATTCCGACCGCAACTGCATGGATGAACCTGCTCATTCTGCGGTGTCTCCACTGCAAGAAGACCGTGATCTGGCGGGAGCGTTGGGCCGCAGCGCCAGCTTCGACACTGAGCGACGATGAGGACCCGGGCGCATTTCTTGCTCGCATGGCACCGCGACTGATCGGTCGGGAGATGGTTTACCCCAATCCCTCGCCTAGGGAGTTGCATGAGACCGTCCCGGACGCCATCCGGTCGCTGTATGGGGAGGCGTCCACGTGTGAGCAGGCAGGGGCGCTACGCGCTGCCGGGGTGATGTACCGGGCAGCGGTCGAGGAGTTGGTGAAGGAGCGGGGCGCGACCGGCCAGAACTTGTACGCCAGGATCGAGGACTTGAAGACGAAGGGCCTCGACGGAGATCTGGTGGACGATCTGCACGAGGCTCGGATGCTCGGCAACGACTCCATCCATGATGGTCTCGTCTACTCGGCCGAAGAGGTCGCGGACGTCGCGAATCTGATCGAGGAGGCCACGATCACCCTGTACGTTCAGCCCGCGGAGAAGAAGGCGATGCGGGAAGCGCGCAAGGCGCGACGGGATGCCGCGAAGGCTAAGAACTAG
- a CDS encoding SCO4402 family protein: MAREALVSVEWPNRRTDVLQALEVIASPPPALTADGWDTRMYNLTEAIHAVVDDTPWDVYDPKQSIGTILESEAEADACRSVVQAVITVSDRQGPSAPDRDWYNDGLWPTVQELAARAVDLMRRE, from the coding sequence ATGGCTCGCGAGGCGCTGGTGAGTGTCGAATGGCCCAACCGGCGCACGGACGTGCTTCAGGCCCTCGAAGTTATTGCAAGTCCGCCCCCGGCGTTGACGGCGGACGGCTGGGATACACGCATGTACAACCTCACCGAAGCAATCCATGCAGTCGTTGACGACACCCCTTGGGACGTCTATGACCCGAAGCAATCGATCGGCACCATCCTCGAAAGCGAAGCCGAGGCGGATGCCTGTCGCTCCGTCGTCCAAGCCGTTATCACGGTCTCCGATCGCCAGGGACCTAGCGCTCCGGATCGCGATTGGTACAACGATGGGCTGTGGCCAACGGTTCAAGAACTTGCGGCGAGAGCAGTCGACCTAATGCGTAGGGAATGA
- a CDS encoding MBL fold metallo-hydrolase, whose protein sequence is MSDAPTTYTGAVKPGGPADVRELGGLTLTKVAVDAQMSNNCYLLRCRSTGEQLLVDAAAEPETLLPLVGENLATVVTTHQHWDHHRALADVVEATGAATLAGEADATAITEATGVPIARTLSHGDTVAVGDCTLEVIALRGHTPGSVALLYRDPEGTPHLWTGDSLFPGGPGRTTTPEDFDSIMSDLQEKVFDKLPDETWFYPGHGNDSTLGAERGSIPEWLARRW, encoded by the coding sequence ATGAGCGATGCCCCTACCACTTATACAGGCGCGGTGAAACCGGGCGGCCCGGCCGACGTGCGCGAGCTCGGCGGACTGACCCTCACCAAGGTCGCCGTCGACGCGCAGATGTCCAACAACTGCTACCTGCTGCGGTGCCGATCCACCGGCGAGCAGCTGCTCGTCGACGCTGCCGCCGAGCCCGAGACCCTGCTCCCCCTCGTCGGCGAGAACCTGGCCACCGTCGTCACCACCCACCAGCACTGGGACCACCATCGCGCCCTCGCGGACGTCGTCGAAGCGACCGGCGCGGCGACTCTCGCCGGGGAGGCCGACGCGACCGCGATCACGGAGGCCACCGGCGTACCCATCGCTCGCACGCTCTCCCACGGCGACACCGTCGCCGTCGGCGACTGCACCCTCGAGGTGATCGCGCTTCGCGGGCACACCCCCGGCTCGGTCGCGCTGCTCTACCGCGACCCGGAGGGCACGCCCCATCTGTGGACGGGCGACAGTCTCTTCCCTGGGGGTCCTGGACGGACAACAACCCCCGAGGACTTCGACTCGATCATGAGCGACCTGCAGGAGAAAGTGTTCGACAAGCTCCCAGACGAGACGTGGTTCTACCCCGGCCACGGAAATGACTCAACGCTCGGCGCCGAGCGTGGTTCGATCCCGGAATGGCTCGCGAGGCGCTGGTGA
- the uvrA gene encoding excinuclease ABC subunit UvrA, which translates to MAEQQLIIRGAREHNLKDVSLDLPRDSMIVFTGLSGSGKSSLAFDTIFAEGQRRYVESLSAYARQFLGQMDKPDVDFIEGLSPAVSIDQKSTSKNPRSTVGTITEVYDYLRLLYARAGRPHCPTCGAPIERQTPQQIVDHVLTLEEGRRFQVLSPVIRARKGEYVELFSQLQQQGYSRVRVDGEIHQLDAPPKLEKQKKHTIEVVIDRLQVKESSKRRLTDSVETALELAGGLVVFDFVDTGEQMKFSERMSCPNDHLLDTDELEPRSFSFNSPFGACPACTGLGTRMEVDPELVVPNPAATLAEGALQPWSQAHVAEYFLRLLEALGGELGFDLDTPWDAIPAAGQKAILDGHGRKVHVVSVNRYGRRRSYDAEFEGVRRWVERRHKEAESDTTRERFEGYMRQVPCPTCKGTRLKPVSTSVTLGERSEGGLNIAELCALPINEAAEWLDRVELTGRERQIAEQVLKEIQARLRFLLDVGLDYLSLERPSGSLSGGEAQRIRLATQIGSGLVGVLYVLDEPSIGLHQRDNHRLIETLERLKRLGNTLIVVEHDEDTIKVADWVVDIGPGAGEHGGQVIHSGTVKELLANEQSVTGQYLAGRREIAVPAVRRPRTAGRELTVHGARENNLKDIDVTFPLGLFLAVTGVSGSGKSTLVNDILYTALAKEFYRARTVPGRHTKISGLDNVDKVIHVDQSPIGRTPRSNPATYTGVFDHIRKLFASTPEAKMRGYLQGRFSFNVKGGRCEACSGDGTIKIEMNFLPDVYVPCEVCHGARYNRETLEVHYKGKSIAEVLDMPIEEAVEFFAAVPAIARHMKTLVEVGLGYVRLGQPATTLSGGEAQRVKLSAELQKRSTGKTLYVLDEPTTGLHFEDIRKLIGVLSSLVDKGNTVLVIEHNLDVIKTADWIIDMGPEGGNRGGTVIAEGTPETVAATPGSHTGSFLAPLLDGKAAEQPPAKPVKAKAAPAKKAAAKKKPAARKKVSAS; encoded by the coding sequence GTGGCGGAGCAGCAGCTGATCATCCGGGGAGCCCGGGAGCACAACCTGAAGGATGTCTCCCTCGACCTGCCTCGGGACTCGATGATCGTGTTCACCGGCCTGTCCGGAAGCGGGAAGTCGAGCCTCGCGTTCGACACCATCTTCGCGGAGGGTCAGCGTCGCTACGTCGAGTCGCTCTCTGCGTACGCTCGCCAGTTCCTGGGTCAGATGGACAAGCCCGACGTCGACTTCATCGAGGGGCTCTCGCCGGCGGTGTCGATCGACCAGAAGTCGACCTCGAAGAACCCGCGCTCGACGGTCGGCACCATCACCGAGGTCTACGACTACCTGCGTCTCCTCTACGCCCGTGCCGGACGTCCGCACTGCCCGACCTGTGGTGCGCCGATCGAGCGGCAGACGCCGCAGCAGATCGTCGACCACGTGCTCACCCTCGAGGAGGGGCGCCGCTTCCAGGTGCTCAGCCCGGTGATCCGGGCGCGCAAGGGGGAGTACGTCGAGCTCTTCAGCCAGCTCCAGCAGCAGGGCTACTCGCGAGTGCGCGTGGACGGCGAGATCCACCAGCTCGACGCGCCGCCCAAGCTGGAGAAGCAGAAGAAGCACACCATCGAGGTGGTCATCGACCGGCTCCAGGTCAAGGAGTCCTCCAAGCGGCGGCTGACCGACTCGGTCGAGACCGCGCTGGAGCTGGCCGGCGGCCTGGTCGTCTTCGACTTCGTCGACACCGGCGAGCAGATGAAGTTCTCCGAGCGGATGTCGTGCCCCAACGACCACCTGCTCGACACCGACGAGCTCGAGCCGCGGTCGTTCTCGTTCAACTCGCCCTTCGGGGCCTGCCCGGCCTGCACCGGTCTCGGCACCCGGATGGAGGTCGACCCCGAGCTGGTCGTCCCCAACCCGGCCGCCACGCTGGCCGAGGGGGCGCTGCAGCCCTGGTCGCAGGCCCACGTCGCCGAATACTTCCTCCGTCTCCTGGAGGCGCTCGGCGGTGAGCTCGGCTTCGATCTCGACACCCCGTGGGACGCGATCCCGGCGGCCGGCCAGAAGGCGATCCTCGACGGTCACGGGCGCAAGGTGCACGTGGTCTCGGTCAACCGCTACGGCCGCCGCCGGTCCTACGACGCCGAGTTCGAGGGCGTGCGCCGCTGGGTCGAGCGCCGCCACAAGGAGGCCGAGTCCGACACCACCCGGGAGCGCTTCGAGGGCTACATGCGCCAGGTGCCGTGCCCGACCTGCAAGGGCACCCGGCTCAAGCCCGTCTCCACCTCGGTGACCCTGGGCGAGCGGAGCGAGGGCGGCCTCAACATCGCCGAGCTCTGCGCGCTGCCGATCAACGAGGCCGCCGAGTGGCTCGACCGGGTCGAGCTCACCGGCCGGGAGCGGCAGATCGCCGAGCAGGTGCTCAAGGAGATCCAGGCGCGGCTGCGCTTCCTCCTCGACGTCGGTCTCGACTACCTCTCCCTGGAGCGCCCCTCGGGCTCGCTCTCCGGTGGTGAGGCCCAGCGGATCCGGCTGGCCACCCAGATCGGCTCCGGGCTGGTCGGCGTCCTCTACGTGCTGGACGAGCCGTCCATCGGTCTGCACCAGCGCGACAACCACCGCCTGATCGAGACCCTCGAGCGGCTCAAGCGGCTCGGCAACACGCTCATCGTCGTCGAGCACGACGAGGACACCATCAAGGTCGCCGACTGGGTCGTCGACATCGGTCCCGGTGCGGGTGAGCACGGCGGTCAGGTGATCCACTCCGGCACGGTGAAGGAGCTGCTCGCCAACGAGCAGTCGGTGACCGGCCAGTATCTGGCGGGCCGCCGCGAGATCGCGGTCCCGGCCGTGCGCCGTCCGCGCACCGCCGGCCGCGAGCTCACCGTCCACGGAGCCCGGGAGAACAACCTCAAGGACATCGACGTCACCTTCCCGCTGGGCCTCTTCCTCGCCGTCACCGGCGTCTCCGGCTCGGGCAAGTCGACGCTCGTCAACGACATCCTCTACACCGCGCTGGCCAAGGAGTTCTACCGCGCCCGCACCGTCCCTGGCCGGCACACCAAGATCTCCGGCCTGGACAACGTCGACAAGGTGATCCACGTCGACCAGTCCCCGATCGGGCGTACGCCGCGGTCCAACCCGGCCACCTACACCGGCGTCTTCGACCACATCCGCAAGCTCTTCGCCTCCACCCCTGAGGCCAAGATGCGCGGTTACCTGCAGGGCCGGTTCTCGTTCAACGTCAAGGGCGGCCGCTGCGAGGCCTGCTCGGGTGACGGCACGATCAAGATCGAGATGAACTTCCTGCCCGACGTCTACGTGCCGTGCGAGGTCTGCCACGGCGCGCGCTACAACCGCGAGACGCTCGAGGTGCACTACAAGGGCAAGTCGATCGCCGAGGTGCTCGACATGCCGATCGAGGAGGCGGTCGAGTTCTTCGCCGCCGTCCCCGCGATCGCGCGTCACATGAAGACCCTGGTCGAGGTCGGCCTGGGCTACGTGCGCCTCGGCCAGCCGGCGACCACCCTGTCCGGTGGTGAGGCGCAGCGGGTCAAGCTCTCCGCCGAGCTGCAGAAGCGCTCGACCGGCAAGACGCTCTACGTCCTCGACGAGCCGACCACGGGACTTCACTTCGAGGACATCCGCAAGCTCATCGGGGTGCTCTCCTCGCTGGTCGACAAGGGCAACACGGTGCTGGTGATCGAGCACAACCTCGACGTCATCAAGACCGCCGACTGGATCATCGACATGGGCCCGGAGGGCGGCAACCGAGGCGGCACCGTGATCGCCGAGGGCACCCCCGAGACGGTCGCGGCGACCCCCGGCAGCCACACCGGCAGCTTCCTCGCGCCGCTGCTGGACGGCAAGGCCGCCGAGCAGCCGCCGGCCAAGCCGGTGAAGGCGAAGGCTGCTCCGGCGAAGAAGGCGGCGGCCAAGAAGAAGCCGGCGGCCCGGAAGAAGGTCAGCGCGTCCTGA
- a CDS encoding Rieske (2Fe-2S) protein, which produces MSESRITRRKVVGGAAVTVVGVPLLAACGGSDSGGSGSGGGSGSAEGGPLVATSEVPVGGGVIVADRNLVATQPTEGTFKVFSAICTHRSCPVTKVAGGTIDCPCHGSRFSIEDGSVAQGPAESPLEEVAFEVIDGEIVPS; this is translated from the coding sequence ATGAGTGAATCTCGAATCACCCGCCGGAAGGTCGTAGGCGGGGCCGCGGTCACGGTCGTCGGTGTCCCGCTCCTCGCAGCGTGCGGTGGCAGCGACTCCGGCGGCTCCGGCAGTGGCGGCGGGTCCGGGTCCGCGGAAGGCGGTCCGCTCGTCGCGACGAGCGAGGTCCCGGTCGGCGGGGGAGTGATCGTCGCCGACCGCAACCTGGTGGCCACCCAGCCGACCGAGGGCACGTTCAAGGTCTTCTCCGCGATCTGCACCCACCGCAGCTGCCCGGTCACGAAGGTCGCCGGCGGCACCATCGACTGCCCCTGCCACGGCAGCCGCTTCTCGATCGAGGACGGCTCGGTGGCACAGGGCCCCGCGGAGAGCCCACTGGAGGAGGTCGCCTTCGAGGTGATCGACGGAGAGATCGTTCCCAGCTGA
- a CDS encoding pyridine nucleotide-disulfide oxidoreductase — protein sequence MPCRDRYGYALTTSDEAALAYSQGLLDVLRLRDGALSSFAASIVLDPTFALGHAALALLGHEMCAPVDVAARLRQARLHAQRATERERSHVHAIDAHIGGNPRPLIDHLAAFPRDALLLSTAVPTIAFAGATEVPEEAWAIVERAAPAYGDDWWFAGLLAFVRQEQRRFDDAMSLSCASLAVEPGAGHSAHARAHAHYETGDHEAGLSWMSSWVLGDGAEIDSLSHFSWHAALHELSLGDLDAVRRRYESQLQPGHALGCRALVDSGSLLFRWALTPGAHDVPDIAEVIRVTGRETMTRPATPFLAMHTAVTHLATGDAGALDELRSWAAGHVHPTMATVVSPLAEALGLMARDENSAAADRLALLAPSIRRLGGSDAQREIIEEARIAALLRADRWDEARVLLDARLDRRRSPRDELWRAQALART from the coding sequence GTGCCTTGTCGTGACCGCTATGGATACGCACTGACCACCAGTGACGAAGCCGCCCTCGCCTACTCCCAGGGGCTGCTCGACGTGCTTCGCCTGCGTGACGGCGCGCTGTCCTCGTTCGCGGCCTCGATCGTCCTCGACCCGACCTTCGCGCTCGGCCACGCCGCGCTCGCCCTGCTCGGACACGAGATGTGCGCTCCCGTCGACGTCGCCGCGCGCCTGCGTCAGGCCCGGCTCCACGCCCAGCGGGCGACCGAGCGGGAGCGCAGCCACGTCCACGCGATCGACGCACACATCGGTGGCAACCCGCGGCCGCTGATCGACCATCTGGCAGCCTTCCCGCGCGACGCTCTGCTCCTGTCGACCGCGGTGCCGACCATCGCCTTCGCCGGCGCCACCGAGGTGCCCGAGGAGGCGTGGGCGATCGTGGAGCGCGCCGCGCCCGCCTACGGCGACGACTGGTGGTTCGCCGGCCTGCTCGCCTTCGTACGCCAGGAGCAGCGCCGTTTCGACGACGCGATGTCGCTCTCCTGCGCCTCGCTGGCGGTGGAGCCCGGCGCCGGCCACTCCGCCCACGCCCGCGCGCACGCGCACTACGAGACCGGCGACCACGAGGCGGGTCTGTCCTGGATGTCGTCGTGGGTGCTCGGCGACGGCGCCGAGATCGACTCGCTCTCCCACTTCTCCTGGCACGCCGCGCTCCATGAGCTCTCGCTCGGCGACCTGGACGCCGTACGCCGCCGCTACGAGTCCCAGCTCCAGCCCGGCCACGCGCTGGGCTGCCGGGCGCTGGTCGACTCCGGCTCGCTGCTGTTCCGTTGGGCCCTCACCCCGGGGGCGCACGACGTGCCCGACATCGCCGAGGTCATACGTGTCACCGGCCGCGAGACGATGACCCGGCCCGCCACCCCGTTCCTGGCCATGCACACCGCGGTCACCCACCTCGCCACCGGTGACGCCGGCGCGCTCGACGAGCTGAGGTCGTGGGCCGCCGGGCACGTACACCCGACCATGGCCACCGTCGTCTCCCCGCTCGCCGAGGCGCTGGGGCTGATGGCCCGCGACGAGAACTCGGCCGCCGCCGACCGGCTCGCCCTGCTGGCGCCCTCGATCCGCCGGCTCGGCGGTTCGGACGCGCAGCGGGAGATCATCGAGGAGGCCCGCATCGCCGCGCTGCTCCGTGCCGACCGCTGGGACGAGGCCCGGGTGCTCCTCGATGCCCGCCTGGACCGCCGGCGCTCGCCGCGCGACGAGCTGTGGCGCGCACAGGCGCTCGCGCGGACCTGA
- a CDS encoding LacI family DNA-binding transcriptional regulator → MASPPSDQTRQQRRPTMKDVAAAAGVSLKTVSRVVNGESNVNDDLRASVLESIAQLGFRRNASARDLRQGRSGTVGLLLEDVADPFYSILSRAVEDVAREHGTMVFAGSSAEDADRERDLALAFCERRVDGLIIVPAGTSHSYLLPEMRAGIPVVFVDRPPGDIEADMVLTDNLGGSRRGVEHLLSHGHRRIGFIGDAPEIYTAGERLRGYREALESAGIPFSDELVTQARPSPDSTAAALDRLLAGPSPATALLCGNSRTTVSVLRELARRSTRLALVGFDDVELGDLLQPGLTVIAQDPGAMGAAAARLLFQRIAGDTAGPPQTVTIGARLIPRGSGELRPRPTDAHPPRG, encoded by the coding sequence GTGGCATCACCCCCGTCCGACCAGACCCGTCAGCAGCGCCGCCCGACCATGAAGGATGTCGCGGCGGCGGCCGGGGTGAGCCTGAAGACCGTCTCACGGGTGGTCAACGGCGAGTCCAACGTCAACGACGACCTCCGGGCATCGGTGCTCGAGTCGATCGCGCAGCTCGGGTTCCGGCGCAATGCCAGCGCCCGCGACCTCCGGCAGGGACGGTCGGGCACCGTCGGGTTGCTGCTCGAGGACGTCGCCGACCCGTTCTACTCGATCCTGTCCCGCGCGGTCGAGGACGTCGCCCGGGAGCACGGGACGATGGTCTTCGCCGGATCCTCGGCGGAGGATGCCGACCGGGAGCGCGACCTCGCGCTCGCCTTCTGCGAGCGGCGCGTCGACGGTCTGATCATCGTGCCGGCGGGGACGAGCCACTCCTACCTCCTGCCCGAGATGCGGGCCGGCATCCCGGTCGTGTTCGTCGACCGCCCGCCCGGCGACATCGAGGCCGACATGGTCCTCACCGACAACCTCGGCGGCAGCCGGCGCGGAGTGGAGCACCTCCTCTCCCACGGGCATCGCCGTATCGGCTTCATCGGCGACGCGCCCGAGATCTACACCGCCGGCGAGCGGCTGCGCGGCTACCGTGAGGCGCTGGAGTCCGCCGGGATCCCCTTCTCCGACGAGCTCGTCACCCAGGCACGGCCGTCGCCCGACTCGACCGCTGCCGCACTGGACCGGCTGCTCGCCGGGCCGTCACCGGCGACGGCGCTGCTCTGCGGCAACAGCCGCACCACCGTCAGCGTGCTGCGCGAGCTCGCCCGGCGCTCGACCCGACTGGCGCTCGTCGGGTTCGACGACGTCGAGCTCGGCGACCTCCTCCAGCCCGGCCTCACCGTCATCGCCCAGGACCCCGGCGCCATGGGCGCGGCCGCCGCACGGCTGCTCTTCCAGCGCATCGCCGGCGACACCGCCGGCCCGCCACAGACGGTCACCATCGGCGCTCGGCTGATCCCTCGCGGCTCCGGCGAGCTACGCCCAAGGCCCACTGACGCCCACCCGCCGAGGGGCTGA